The following DNA comes from Gadus macrocephalus chromosome 5, ASM3116895v1.
ggtgccaacaagttcgagctacactcgccgtccgttgattggtcgacagaatcgtcgcttccgtgcgacagggggataataacaaacaaagtaCCCGCGAGATATGTCTGGACAACGGCGGAggctttgtttattgaagaaaatgtcgagcaaaagtttgccgtccttcttggacgtcctaaattgttgctctttgttcattgtgtcgcgttcttcttttccttggatttatttgCAGACTACACTGTGTCGAGCTGCTATCAGGTCAGGATTGCtgacgtagctgccgcggctatcgccatccggcttaaaaccctgccctaccataagggtacaaTCAGAGGTGGAAACGCGATGTGTAACTTGGCCGGGCTAAAGCGCCCCTTCACTACTGGGCCAAGGCGTGCTGCGCCGAAGCCCACCCgccggtggaaacgcgccataagccTGAACTAGACCTCCTCCGGGGGTCGATAGACCGGGAGCATCAGAGGCTGAAGGCTGGCGCCAGTGAGGCACAACAACAGCCTCAAACCCTTCACCATACTCAAGTTCGACTCATCAAGTGGAAGGCCTCACCTCTTTGACCAGCTCCCCAGGGGTGGGCCAGTTTGTGATGTCACTGAAGTCCCCAGACTGGAAGAGATTAACACAAACAATACAGAAGTTAAGTCAAatattaggggggggggggggggggggggtacagactgagagggggggttgcagactggggggggggggggggggtacagactgagagggggggttgcagactgggggggggtacagactgagagggggggttgcagactggggggggggtacagactgAGAGGGGGGGTTGCAGACTGGGGGGGGTACAGACTGAGAGGGGGGGATGcagacttggggggggggggtacagactgagaggggggggttgCAGACTGGGGGGGGTACAGACTGAGAGGGGGGGTGCAGACTGAGAGGGGGGTACAGACTGAGAGGGGGGGTGCAGACTGAGAGGGGGGTGCAGACTGAGAGGGGGGGTACAGACTGAGAGGGGGGTTGCAGACTGAGAGGGGGGGTTGCAGACTGGGGGGGGTACAGACTGAGAGGGGGGGTTGCAGACTGGGGGGGGTACAGACTGAGAGGTGGGGTTGCAGACTGGGGGGGGTACAGACTGAGAGGGGGGGTTGCAGACTGGGGGGGTACAGACTGAGAGGGGGGGTGCAGACTGAGAGGGGGGTGCAGACTGAGAGGGGGGGTACAGACTGAGAGGGGGGGTGcagactgagaggggggggtACAGACTGAGAGGGGGGGTTGCAGACTGGGGGGGGTACAGACTGAGAGGGGGGGTGCAGACTGAGAGGGGGGTGcagactgagaggggggggtacagactgagagggggggtgcagactgagaggggggggtacagactgagaggggggggtgcaGACTGAGAGGGGGGGTTGCAGACTGGGGGGGGTACAGACTGAGAGGGGGAGTTGCAGACTGAGGGGGGGTGCAGACTGAGGGGGGGTGCAGACTGAGGGGGGGTGcagactgagaggggggggtgcagactgagagggggggtgcagactgagaggggggtactggggggggggggtagagactgAGAGGGGGTGGGATCAgacttggggggtgggggggataacTTCTTGTTTATATGCTATCTTGAAGTTCCCTCATGTTCAGTTGTTTCCGTGTATGAGGGACGGTGTTCTCAAAGTTGATCAGTTAGTTAGCAGAACTTCCACTGGTTCTTCAGGAGCTTGCTAGTGCTCATGATGGGCCTCACTCAGGCCACAGCTCACCAGATGAGGTGTGTATTTTACAGAAAATATCCTGTTGTACAACTTTATACAGGCGGTGATAACTGATGTATGTACTGTCTGGCGCCGAGATGGTCACAGATGCCAAGTGAAGGACTTTTACCTTACTGGACTTCCTGGTCCTGGGTTTGGCTGCACGGACCACTTTAAGGGGGCTCTGTTGATCTGGGGAGACGACACCAATCAAGACATGACACTTCATGACAAACAAGCCTGAGGAAACACGTCTGGCCCTGTTGACCAGGGCCTCATCGCACTCAACGGTCTGCTTATCTGCAGATGGATTCTTGTATTTGCCCTACAGCGTAAAGTAGTAGCTGTTTGGACCTGCTAGCTGTGGGTTAGCTGCAGCAACTGAGGTAGAGGGAGTGGCTCTATCAGTCAACAGAGACTGGCCACCCTGATAAGAAGCTAAACCACCCACCCACTACACATGACACACAGTCCTGTAGGTTTGCCTCAACTTCATAGTAGATCAACTATAATTCCTCGTTTTGCTGGAAATACAATTAATTCCTGATCCATTACACATCCACCAATACAATGTGTTATTACGCGTTGTTGAAGTTGACTTTAAACACCTGCCCTGGCTGGCGGGGGAGGTAGTGCAGACGGGCAGGTCATTGGTCGGCAGCACCATGGCTGTATTATGGGTAAAACACGTGTCTCCCACCGCTACTGCTTAGCAGCCAGGCTCCGCACCAGCCACCCAGCAGCGGGTCGACTCGGGGCGGCGTGCCTGCCACTTTGTCCTATACGGGAGCTTGGTGGTTGGCTTCAGACCTTTTAGGAGAAGGAAGCCCAGAAGGAGGGGAGCTGCCAGTAGCCACAAGCTAAATATGTAGCACTTGAAGCTAAAGCAGTAGCACTTGTCAGCAATCCCCACGTGTTCCGCTGCAACTGGAGCGGAGGGGGATGGGAGCAGATCGCTCACCCAACACCCTACTGACTTTAGGTCCTCAGCTCCTCCAAAGCCCCCAGGCCCCAAGCTTCTCAAAAGCCCCCAAATCCTCCAAAGCCGCCAGGCCCCCGACCCACTGCAGGTCCACATATTAAACAGTTCCATCGGGGAGTCCCAACCCTGCCATGCGGGAGAGGGTGCCAGCTGGCTCGGTTACCAATAAGGCTTAGCCATCAATGCTATTTTTAAATACATGGATCATTACCCTTTTCATGCGGACCGAGGGTAGCGGGGTTATGGGGGACCCGGCCCGGGGTCCTCTTAGCCCATGCGTTCACTTTGGGCGGAGGAGCGTCCAGGACCTTCTCCCTCGCAGTCTCTCCGACCTCCACGTTTCCACTGCGGGGGTTCTGCTCGTTCTCCTTGTCGTTCTCTTTGCATCTCTTGTTCAGGTCCACCGGGCTGCTCGAACAACCGGGTCCGTCCGGGGCTCGGTCCTGGTGCTTCTGGCTCTGCTCTGCGGCCAGATGGACTTGTTCTTCTGACTTGTTTTGGTGGCTCTCCACGCCAGTCGTCAGCCCCGAGTTACCCTCGACCTCTGTAGACATCTTGCTAGTTTACTACTTGTTTACCACTAGttcactactactaccactagtaCTTCTGCTACGAGTACCACTACTAGTACTCCTACTACCCACAGGAGAGCTCCAGGGTGAGTCTGGTCCTTAGTCCTGGTCCAGGACGGCGAGCCGAGTGACAGCAGCGCAGCTCGTGGTAAACAACGAGAGGGCTGGACCTCGTTAGCCACCTAGCCGCTAACCCCCCAGCTTCTACTTCTGGCGCTAGCCAGTTAGCTTCTACTGCTAGCGTTAGCCAATTAGCTTCTAGTGCTAGCGTAGGCTGCTACCAACTCTGTCCCACTTTCCTCTCATATCAACAAGTCGTCGCCAGAGTGCATCAAGTTATTAGATATCATCTAAAGGACGCGGAATCAGTCCACTTGCAACTTTGGGAAACTTTGTAAATATATGTGTATAGATCTATTTATATCgatatatgtatgtgttatataaatatacataaatgtATATAGAGGGAAATCTAAAAATATGATAAGCAGCTTCCAACCGTTAATAGACTTCCATGGCAGCAGAAGGACTCGTGCTGTAAACAGCGCTCTGCTGCCCCCAGCGGCCACACCGCGCAACAGCAGGTTGGACCAGTGGGGGAGGTTGGACTGACGTGTCCCTATCATAGGCCCCCCATTTGTAgatatggatagatagatatatttagTCCAGTTTGATTCTTACTCTGTGATACTTTCTTTTACTGGAATGAGCCGAGATATCCCAGAAACAAATGGAGGGACTGGGGATGTGAACCATTTAACAATGTAAATAATAAAATGGCTTGAATTGTTGGACGATGTTGATATAAATGAATACCCATTTCTCACACAAAACATATGTAAATGTTTGGACGATATTTGAACAGCCAATATTGCATAGGTCTGCTGGGAACGGCCTGGGGTGTCTGGTTCAACTGATCTGGTCAGAGGTGACTGGTCTGGTCAGAAGTGTCTGGTCTGGTGCGACTGGACTGTTATGGTCTGGTCTAATTTaagatccagcagtcctatgtTCTAGCAGAATCTCCTGCGATAGATGCCAAAGTCACAGGAAACCAGAAACTGAAAGGGGCGGGGTTACACCTTGTTTCCTGTGGGAAGCCCCTCCCCCGGGGTACAtaatgatccaatgaggaccaacCTTACAGCAAATGGGGAGTTCTGTCTATCTTACCCGATATATCAGTGATAACACCTGGTGTATAGTAGAGGCTGTAAGAAGGGGAGCCATAGTTTATATTGATTAGCTATAGGCTGTAAGGGGAGCCGTAGTTTATATTGGTTAGCAAGAGGCTGTAAGGGGAGCCATAGTTTATATTGATTAGGTAGATATGCTGTAATCAATAGTTTATATTGATTACCTAGAGGCTGTAAGGGGAGCCATAGTTTATATTGATTAGGTAGATATGCTGTAATCAATAGTTTATATTGATTACCTAGAGGCTGTAAGGGGAGCCATAGTTTATATTGATTAGGTAGATATGCTGTAATCAATAGTTTATATTGATAAGATGGAGGCTGAAAGGGGATCCATCGTTTATATTGATTACCTAGAGGCTGTAAGCGGAGCCATAGTTTATATTGATTAGGTAGATGCTAGGGTGATCAATAGTTTATATTGATTAGGAAGATGCTAGAATGAACAATAGTTTATATTGATAAGATAGAGGCTGAAAGGTTATCAGTAGTTTATATTGATTAAGTAGAGGCTGTAAGGTAATCAATAGCTGATAAAAATTAAGTAGAGGCTGTAAGGTAATCAATACCTGTTCCAGTGTGTCCTGTCATTTATGACATCACACACCAACCAAACAACGTTGCTCTCACTGATGCAGCGAGGGGCTTAGAAGAGGGGCTTAGAAGGGGGGCTATAGAACAGGTGGTTAGAAGGGGGCTGTAGAAGAGGGGGTTATGAGGGGGCTATAAAAGGGGCATATAGAAAAGGGGCTATATAAGCTATAGACGACCTACGGGAGCGGCGTGGCTCGGTGGGCGCGGCCCACGGGAGGTGCGTAGCTCGGTGGGCGTAGCCCAGGTGTGTCTTTGCTACTGAATTCCTGTCACTTATTTCCCTTAAAGGTAAACAGATGGAGCACGCCTCGGGTCGAAGTGAAAATGTTAAAAATGTAACCGCTAAAAATGTAACCGCTAAAAGGACCCCTTTGCGTTCAAAATGCCGGCAAGAAAGAGAAAACCCAACGTTCGTTTTTCACCTGTAAGTAATCCTTCTTCGGACATCAGCGGATAACTATTGTGCAGAGAAGGCCTTTAAAGTACTCCTACTCCTACTACTCCTTCTACTGCTACTACGTatactcctcctgctcctcctcctcctcctgctactacttctactacttctactgcttctactcctcctcctaccactactactattactataaTATGGACATCGACCGCATTGTTTTGATCACGTGGTTGTCGTCCGCAGGGTCGGATTAAGAAGATGATGCAGAAAGATGCGGAGGTGGGTCGTATCGCCGCCGTGGTGCCTGTGCTGATCTGTATCCTTATGACTCTGTATATGAGGCCCACTACGCGTTGGGGTAGGCGATACTTACCTATTTGTGTTAATCATGATTTATTGATTATGgcttacagctcatgaaaacacCAAATTCAGTATTTTGGAAAATGTGAATATTACATAAGACcagttaaaaaaaagatttggcCTTCTGAAATGTATGTTCTTGTATATGCACTCAGTACTTGGTTGGGGCTCCTTTTGCATGAATTACTGCATTAATGAGGCTTGGAGGGGATCAGCTCTTGGCCCTGCTGAGGTGTTATGGAAGCCCAGGTTGCTTGATAGCGGCCCTCGGCTCGTCTGCATTGTTGGGTCCCGTGTCTTTCATCTTCTCTTGACATTTCCCTTTCAATTTTCTATGAGGTTCAGGTCCGGCAAGTCTGCCAATCAAGCACAGTAATCCTATGGTCATTAAACCAGGTACTGGTACTTTTGGCAGTGTGGGCAGGCTCCTGGTGGAGAATGAAATCAGCATCGCCATAAATCTTGTAAGCAGAAGGAAGCATGAATTGCTCTAAAACATCCTGGTTGACGGCTTGGGTGACTTTGGACTTGaaaaaacacagtggaccacgGCAGAAGATGAAATGGCACCCCAAATCATCACTGAATGTGAAAACTTCACACTGGACTTCTAGTATCTTGGATTGTGTGCCCCTTCATTCTTCTTtcagactctggcaccttgattttCAAATGAAATGCAAAGTTTACTTTCATCTGAAAAGAAgactttggaccactgagcaactTATTTTTAGGAATCCTCCAACGTTGTCTCTGATTCAGGAGTGGCTTTACACAAGGTATGTGACAGTTGTAGTAGCCCATGTCCTGGATACGTGTGTCTGGTGGCTCTTGATGCACTGCCTCAGTCCACTCCTTGTGAAGCTCACTCACATTTTTAAAAGCCTTTGCTTGACAATCCTCTCAGGGCAGTGGCTAtcaatgttgcttgtgcacttCTTTCTACCACACTTTCTCCTTCCACTCAACTTTCTACGAATATGCTTGGATACAGCTCTCTGTGAACAGCCCGCTTCTTTAGCAATGGCTTCTGCAAAACTTTCAGGTCAGCAGTCTTCCCCATGATTGTGAAGCCACCTGAGCCTTCTTCAATTATGAGATAGTGTCGTCAACGGTCTATCCAAGATGAGTCATTTATTTGAGGAAACCTGAACCCTCACAGCATTCTGTGTGGAGGTGGTTTGTGTTGATAGGTGGATGGTCCAGATGCTAACACGCTACCATGACCCTAACGGTGAGGTCAGCCCGCGCCTTGGAGCTGCTGGTCCGGGGTCTTCTGGTCGAGACCTGCCTCATCGCCCAGGCCCAGCTCAGCTCCATAGTCCTGCTTGCTCACATGTAGGTTCATTCTGTAGATAGCTGCTTTCCCTGCCCTTAGATCCAGCTCCACATGGAGTACAGATCGCTATTCAGGCTAATATTTTGAGAATAGTTCATCAAATATTTTTGCAGAGAGATATTCTAGTTTGAAGTAAACCCTTAATTTAGGTACAGACTGATGtaatctagactatttaattgtattattagaaGCATTCAGACTTGCGATGGGTCTTTTCGGAACTTGTATTAAAAAAACGTGTGACTTTGGAGACATCGTATTACATAGACAGCAGGCAGGTTTGCTATGTACTCTCTGTATCGTTGTGAAGGAAACAGTGCATCGAGTCTGAGAAACGCTTCCACTTCCTGAACGAGCTGACGGAGACGGCCACCACCCTCACGGCCCACAGAGACGCCAGGACTCTCAGCATGTGGTCCTTGTACAGGTGAGGACCGCCTCCATAAAGAGACGTTATCTTACCTGTACAGGTAAACTGAGAGATGGTCTTGTCTTACCTGCACAGGTAAATAGATATACATCCTTGTCCTACCTGTATAGGTCAACAGGGATGGACTTGTCTTACCGGTACAGGTAAACTGAGAGTTGGTTTTGTCTTACCTGTTCAGGTAAACATGGTTTTTCTTGTTTTACCTGTACATGTCATCTCAGAGTTGGTCCTCTTATCAGTTCAGGTAAATTGAGGACCTGGCATGCTATCTTGGGCACTCAGAGGAGTGGACGGGTCTTCAATACTTTATAGATGCTAGATGGGATTGTGTCTAATCCCAGCAGGCTGCACGGGAACACGATGAAATAACACCAATGTGTATATTTACTTACAGGACTAAACCGAAGACTATGTCTGTCAAAGAACCATTGAAGGTAGCAGAACGGACCTCCAAAACAAAGCCAAGGAGCCAAGCGGACAGTTCCAGTGTACGTACACTCCTGTTTCTCAAAAACACAAGTAGTTAACTGTTCCAGTGTAGTACGCATACTCCTATTCTGTTAAACCAAATTTAGTTAAAACTGTTCCTGTTTACACACCCTCCTGTTTCCCTTCACTTAAGTTTTAACAGATCCACTGtcaaaaaacatttaaacagTTCCGATGTCATAGCCCATTTAGTAAACACGGCAGTAGGCAGCTGGTTCTCTGCTACCTCTCTGTGGGTATTACTGGTCCACATTTCACCATAATTAAACCTGAAGCATGGACGTCTGACATTGTGTTTTTCTCTTCTTATAGGACTCTGATTCTCCGTTGTACATCTGCTTGTGACTCaacaacatcccataataatacaAGTTTCCTCCCCCAAGGTCGTCATGAAGCTTTGATTGATGAGCTTTAGATATTTATATTACTTTAGTTATTAAAGCTACTAGATTAATAATTTGTCAGGCAAATATTTTTGTAGAGCAgttattttttgtttaatttggaATAAAACCTTAGTTTAGTTATAGGCTGATGGAATGAAGACCATGGTATTCTTATGCATGTAAGATGTGTGTTATAACTTTAATACATTGTGTTACACAAAAGACCAAGATATATGATCAGATGTTGAACTATTCAGATGCATTGTTGGTAAATGCTTTTCCACGGGTCCTCCTATCTTCCGTTCCCACCCCTAGGAACTTTAGATCAGACGTTTAAGTCGCAGCAAAGGCATGCAGTGTTTGAAGTGTGAATATTGCATTCCTACATGTGGGTGAGAGGTTAGGGTTTTCcctagggtttagggttagccCTGGGGCCAAAGGTTGGGGTTAGAGGGTTTTCCCTAGGGTCAGAGGTAATGGTTAGCCCTAGGGTCAGAGGTAATGGTTTTCCCTAGGGTCAGAGGTAATGGTTAGCCCTAGGTTaagaggttagaggttagggtttgGAGGTAAAAGCGGGTAGAAATGCTTGGATGCCGCGGACACATTATCACAAGTGCGACGGACAAGAGgaatacatttattaatttagtCGCCCAACCTCACCTCTACTCTAAAGCCAAATGGAGCAGGTCTGCCTTATGGGTTAATAATATGTACAGTCAGGCGTTGGAATGAACCCTGGCGGTCCTGACCGAGAAGATCAGATCCTGTAGACCTGCCACccccacagcacacacacaccacagctgCACTACAGTcaaaattaacatttattttcaaagGAATCACTTTTTAAAACGTTTTCTTAATTTGGACCAATCTCCCCTCTTCAGGTGTTGGGTGGACTTCCAGAGGTACATCACATCGCATTAATACGTTTAATTTCATTATCCCCGGTCAGTGCATAACACTGCCCCCTTCTGGCTGCTTTAAAACTTTTATAAATACCAACCGTCCCGGAGCTCATGGGGAATGTTGTGAAATACAACAGGAATATTCCAGAAAAAATGAGGAAAATAAAAACGTGTCATCGGATCTAACATACACTGCAGAATACTCAGGTACACTGTAAGCGCTACAGTAAGGGGTGGTATTCTCAGTAGAGCCGCGCACCGAAGCCAAAAGTCTGTTTGATGGCTTCAAAGTAGTATCTCTGCCAGCCCTGACGCGTCCGCTCCTCCTCGTTGGTTGGGACCCCGCGAAACTCCGCCTTCAGCTCAGTCTCGCTCGCCCGGTCACTCAGGGTGAGGGAGATGGTCGCATAGTGCTCTAAACAGAAGGATGGAAAAccggtcgttaaggagcaggtaggggttgaacagtacagagacaggtaggggttggataGTTAATACAGAGAAAGATCATTAAGGAGTTAACCAAACTTAACCTCTGCGTCGGCACAAATGCGAATAGCCAAGTCTATGGACCTCCATGCAGAGGTTGGAGGTTGGCAGAATCATGGAAACGCCAAACTCTGCCCGGGTAAGGGTTAGTTAAACCTAACTGTccccgggttagggttagttaaaccTAACTGTCcccaggttagggttagttaaaccTAACTCTccccgggttagggttagttaaaccTAACTCTccccgggttagggttagttaaaccTAACTCTccccgggttagggttagttaaaccTAACTCTCCCCGAGTTAGGTTAGTTAAACCTAACCCGGGGAGAGTTAGGTTAGTTAAACCTAACCCGGGGAGAGTTAggtttaactaaccctaacccggggAGAGTTAggtttaactaaccctaacccggggAGAGTCGGGTTTAACTAACCCGGggagagttagggttagttaaccctACGGTCCCGTGACATGAGAGGTAGGCGCATGCAGACATCTGCCTTGTGTCTTCAGGGCCCGACGTGGCTCAAACAAACACGCCGTACGCAGAGTGGGGAACTCATCTAATGACATCACTCCATGCAGTGGGCCCTGTCACaacaaaattgtaccgggggcgaaaattgtaccgcctacgtaatctgcTTTCGAaacattccaaacctgcctggcaacggaagATTGTGTCGAACGAcgacgtaggaaggttcatgaacattcgcgctcattcattgagcgtcacaagacgaaataacattaaacagataacacttattttacaaatgacatttattagcgttgctaactttatatttgtatttaattgtttaatcgcatttagccagtaaactgagtgtattaacacaaactagctagactatgatacactttgaacactcagtttactagctaaattcaatacaatacaaatataaagtaaaaaccaAGTGTTATCTGTGCTATGTTATTTCATCTTTGGCAAAATGAgcacaaatgttttttgaaacctgccatCGCGTCGAACGATGACGTAATGTTTCGAACGCGGATTACGTAGGCTGTGGGCCCCTCAGTCTAATGAAGATAATAGCGTGATGACGTCATACCGCAGGGCCACGTGTTGTACCGCCACCTCATGACGAGCCTCTCGTCAGGGACCTGGTGGACAGAAGATCACATCATTACCCCCCATTTCAAACCATTACCTCCTATATCACATCATTACCCTCATCTCAAACCATTACCTCCTATATCACATCATTACCCCCCCATTTCAAACCATTACCTCCTATATCACATCATTACCCCCCCATCTCAAACCATTACCTCCTATATCACATCATTACCCTCATCTCAAACCATTACCTCCTATATCACATCATTACCCCCCCATCTCAAACCATTACCTCCTATATCACATCATTACCCCCCATCTCAAACCATTACCTCCTATATCACATCATTACCCCCCATCTCAAACCATTACCTCCTATATCACATCATTACCCCCCCATCTCAAACCATTACCTCCTATATCACATCATTACCCTCATCTCAAACCATTACCTCCTATATCACATCATTACCCCCCCATCTCAAACCATTACCTCCTATATCACATCATTACCCCCCCCATCTCAAACCATTACCTCCTATATCACATCATTACCCCCCCCATCTCAAACCATTACCTCCTAT
Coding sequences within:
- the LOC132457411 gene encoding dr1-associated corepressor, with product MPARKRKPNVRFSPGRIKKMMQKDAEVGRIAAVVPVLISRALELLVRGLLVETCLIAQAQLSSIVLLAHMKQCIESEKRFHFLNELTETATTLTAHRDARTLSMWSLYRTKPKTMSVKEPLKVAERTSKTKPRSQADSSSDSDSPLYICL